In one Fimbriimonadaceae bacterium genomic region, the following are encoded:
- a CDS encoding histidine phosphatase family protein: MRLYLIRHAQTAWNLEGRAQGHTDVSLDETGLEQARRLGSAFEGARLQTVLTSDLKRSYDTARPVAEAAGAALEPLRELRERHMGDWEGLPYEELWAQAEALAGGSPAFTVRPPGGESFADVWDRLDPVVERIVAMPDSVAVVTHGGTAALLLAKLMQGNLITSRGFRFLNASVTELQRRPEGLFMMLRYNDAAHLEGLEALAGGLHGSGR; this comes from the coding sequence ATGCGCCTGTACCTGATCCGCCATGCCCAAACCGCGTGGAACCTGGAGGGGCGCGCCCAGGGCCACACCGACGTCTCGCTGGACGAGACGGGGCTGGAGCAGGCGAGACGGCTGGGTTCGGCCTTCGAGGGCGCGCGTCTGCAAACGGTACTGACCAGCGACCTGAAACGAAGCTACGACACGGCCCGTCCGGTGGCCGAGGCGGCCGGAGCGGCGCTCGAGCCGCTGCGTGAACTTCGCGAGCGCCACATGGGCGATTGGGAGGGGCTGCCCTACGAGGAGCTGTGGGCGCAGGCCGAAGCCCTTGCGGGCGGGTCGCCCGCCTTCACGGTGCGGCCGCCCGGTGGCGAGTCGTTCGCCGATGTGTGGGATCGCCTCGACCCGGTGGTCGAGCGCATTGTCGCGATGCCCGACTCGGTCGCCGTCGTCACCCACGGAGGCACCGCCGCCCTGCTTTTGGCGAAGTTGATGCAAGGAAACCTCATCACATCCCGAGGGTTTCGTTTTCTCAACGCGTCGGTGACCGAACTGCAGCGCCGTCCCGAGGGGCTCTTCATGATGCTCCGCTACAACGACGCCGCCCACCTCGAGGGGCTCGAGGCGCTCGCAGGGGGCCTCCATGGCTCGGGCCGCTGA